In Dromiciops gliroides isolate mDroGli1 chromosome 5, mDroGli1.pri, whole genome shotgun sequence, the following are encoded in one genomic region:
- the LOC122727667 gene encoding small integral membrane protein 29-like encodes MSNMTAPSTPRAASDSLVGYVLGPFFLITLVGVVVAVMMHIQKKKWVDSLRHHLLPMYSYDPAEELHEAEQELLCEVGDPKVVHGWHSSYQHKRMPLLDVKT; translated from the coding sequence ATGAGTAACATGACAGCACCCAGTACCCCAAGGGCTGCCAGTGACTCCCTGGTGGGCTACGTGCTTGGCCCCTTCTTCCTCATCACCCTAGTAGGGGTTGTGGTGGCTGTGATGATGCACatccagaagaagaaatgggTGGACAGTCTCCGGCACCATCTGCTGCCCATGTACAGTTATGACCCAGCTGAAGAACTGCATGAAGCTGAGCAGGAGTTGCTATGTGAGGTGGGGGATCCCAAAGTGGTCCATGGTTGGCACAGTAGCTACCAACATAAACGGATGCCCCTGCTAGATGTGAAGACATAA